The genome window ttcTCACCCTTTTCTACTGGCACAAAAGACACCTCTTTTTCTTTAAGAACTTCTCAACTTCACAAACATTCAGTATTCTCATTTTTCTGTATCACTCGTCTcctttaaaatactttttatgacacttatcttagacgcccatgttatagtgcatgtgatcaaaaatagttgcctaacatttttgaccggTAAAATGACACAGCTGGATTTTTTCTAACttcaacgacaaaagagttcgaactcgaaactcacCTATTAGGTATCGTTTTACATTTGAAGGTTTCCATGCAGAGAGAATAAAAGTGTACTGAGCAAGGCACCCTGCTACATTTGTTAACATTAGCCAATGTTCATTTGCTCAGCAGTTGACAAGAAAAAGCTCGAGTGTCAATGGTCAATAAGTGTCAGCTACTCTAAAGCTTTTCTACAATCCACGGTGTTTGTGTGATGTCTGCATGGCGGTTTCAAATACggatgacatatttatttatttatttattttattcgtcTTTTAAGCTGCAAATACGAATGACAGTACAGAATAACCTTGAATTCCACATTTCTAGATCAAATAATGATCATTCTTGGGCTTCTGTTCTCGGAGGAAATTGACAACCAACACGTCCCAATAACCTAAAGCACATAGACACCATCATGCTTTTAAGGTCACTTAAATGTCCtacaatatttataaaaatatatctaaTATTTCAATTTGCTGATTTTAGTCTTTTACCAGATGCGGGTCGTCCtcaaacataaatcaaaggAGCTACCTTATTGACTTTGGACTTCACGGATTTCGAGGCAGGCGCTTGAGGACATTCAAGTCCTTCTTCGTCTGGACTTCCGGGTCGGCTATAACTTTCAACCACAATGGCGTCCTGCGTTTTTTTCACGGGCTGACGTTTATTTTTAGTAGACGACGGGAAAAACATCGGTATCTCTGTACTTTTCAACTCACCGGACATTCCTTCAGAACATTCCCCGCAGTTTGAAACGTCGGTGAGTTCTATTACTTCTCCCAACACCTTTGACGTGGTCGGTGTTTCATTGGGATTTGTAAATATTTCTCTCCATCTTTCCTCTTGTGACGGTTTCTGGTGGGCACCGGATGCTGCTACGCTGTCCGCCCATGTCTTCTGTGGTTCGGCTTTCGCTGTAACAAGTGTCTCTACTGATCTGTTTTTGGGATGAGCCGTTTTTGTAGGTACTTGTTTCTCGTTCGTGATTACGTCAATTCCCGAGTCAGTCGAGAGCTCAGACGACATGTCAACGTGTACACAGTCTCTGCCTGTCAGCCAATATGTCTTCTCCTTATGGTCAAGCATCtgagataaagaaaaaaatccaatagTTACTGACAGGAGTAGAGACTGAGCATGcctaatacagaaataaatcgTTTGTTGTTTCATTTACTTGTTGTATGGCGATTTAGGGCATGGCgagttggggggagggggggaggggacGGGTCTCCATATAATTaaagtagcgacgacagtgtgatagctggcaaatggtcacacgtaaccggtgaaatacggtctcttgtcaatttacctgagttagggttttattctaattgttcatttacatgcccctggcaccatggcttaagctgaattaggtTTTAAATAATGCAGTGATGTCCATGGTCGATTGTTATCCTGCTAGCGCAGAACACTGACCAATACACTATGAGTtcattctggctttctctccagtcgaacattggatttatttatttatttatttgattggtgttttacgccgtactcaagaatatttcacttatacgacggcggccagcattatgttgggtggaaaccgggcacagcccgggggaaacccacgaccatccgcaggttgctgacaaaccttcccacgtacggccggagaggaagccagcatgagctggacttgaactcacagcgaccgcattggtgagaggctcctgggtcattacgctgtgctagcgcgctaaccgactgagccacgtaggcccctCGAACATTGGAAGGTCtcccagaaacctgcggatggtagagggtttaccccgggttttgttctgtttcctctcatcataatgttggccgtcgtcgtataagtgaaatattcttgagtatggcgtaaaatagcggtcaagaaaagaaattaataaagtaaatacTCATGGATACTTCCCTCGTGGGACGGTGACCAGGTGTGTGGACGAGGTAAAAATAACCCTCTGAGACATATAACAAAAGCACCCGCAATAAACTTCATGTCAAATCAAGCACCAACCACTGACGATGGAAGTTACGCTGGTACACAcatatgtttgattttttttttttttttgattggtgttttacgctgtactcaagaatatttcacttatacgacagcggccagcattatggtgggtggaaaccgggcacagcccgggggaaacccacgaccatccgcaggttgctgcaaaaccttcccacttacggccggagaggaagccagcatgagctggacttgaactcacagcgaccgcattggtgagaggctcctgggtcattacgctaaccgactgagccacggaggcccccacataTGTTTGAGCTTTCAAAGCAGGTTCATAGTATGAACTATGTGACATTTGTAATATGCAGTGTCGGGTACCGGTCTGAAAGTTAGCTTCTTATTCCTTATTTGATTTACAGCCAGGGATGTAAACAATGGAGTATAATAGAGTGTAGCGGTATTAAATCATGAAACCGTGCTGGAAATCTGTCTCTATCTTGCCTCTATGTACTGATTCCCCCAAGAGATTTCTGATTTCAGTAAAACGGGATTCAAAATCTCGCAACAATGCTTGCTATTTGATACCGGACTTCGAGCTCTTGAGCCGTGTCTTACTATTCATGAACtggacatcggatgtgttggatccatccattgaTGAGTCATAAGCGGTATTGTTGCAAacaggtcaaccggatgtcccacacaatggttacaaatgttcaatttcTTTCACCGGGAATAGAATGAAACGTAAtgttgtcacgagaaggggtggTCGGACCTCGAGTATGTTTCATCCATCTATTTTAGTCCGGCAACTAATAAATTACttctttcatttttacattgttATGCATAAATACTTGATGCTGtaggttttttatttatttatttatttatttatttatttatttatttacttatttgattggtgttttacgccgtactcaagaatatttcacttatacgacggcgggcagcatggtgggaggaaatcgggcagagcccaggggaatcccacgaccatcctcaggttgccagtgaccttcccacttacggccggagaggattttttaagcatttacataaacagctaAAATAACACGCTTCACTAAGGTGAATTGGCAAGAGTTCCTATTTCACCGTTTCCGGGTGATAATTTGCCAGCTATGTCACTGTcttcgctgttctggttttaatctTCCTTTTGCTATCTTTTATATCTCACACGTCGTCTTTCctgtttatatatgtgtgaGTCACATATCAAATGAGCATAAAACGCTTGTGTTGTATAAACACAAACTTCGGTTCTTTTCCACAAAAGTCTTGTGCCACTTTTGAGCAGCTCtgtcttgtgttgaattaacacaaagTCTTGTGTTGCAAGATTTAAACAACAGATATGTTGGATgttatacaaaaaacacaagttttCGTTGTACCAACACATctgcacatgtacttcatatttatttagcACATGTTTGAGTTGAGGTAACACATGTCCGtgctgaatgaaaacaacacaagttgttgcGATTTCAACACAGGTGTTTTTTGCGTGTCTCGCATGATAAGGCGCCAAACACTCAATTATTACTAACCGATCGAACTACACAACCTGcccatacatgtagtaaacagTATGTATATAATCAACGACTTACTGCACAGGCATTAAACCCACAGCAGCTGCAGTGTCATAACTGACAAATGCTCACCCTCGACCAGTGAAATGCGGTTTGTTGTCATTTTAGcttgttagggttttattctaactgtggacgtaaatgcttaaatagtaccAAATTACACGCTGTGGAACACTATGGGTTAtgcagaatttggtaaaagtGCAGTGATGCTAATCCAGATTTGTTAATTGCAATAGATTAGATGCCACTGATCTAGAAGTACTCAAAAGAAAAGACTTCACAATTCCTTCCTTCCTTAATTCAAATGGAAGAAGTCTGCCATTCTTCCTTCCTCAGATATATTTGTTGCACTTATTACAGGCACAGGTTACCAGTACCCTGGTTTCTCCTGGAAGGCATCCGGTGTAAGTGATACCGGCACTAGAGCGCCACGTTACAGAGGAGGCAGCAAGGGATCTGTTGTCTCTCAACACTGTGTGCTTTCTGCACACACTTCTCTTGATTGTTCCTTATCTCATTTGTTACTTCTGAACCGCAAATGTCATATTCCTATAATTAAGATTAGAATCTATTCCAATCATCGAAGTATATATTGCCATCACGAAAACATAAAACTAATGTACATCTGTAAACAGACAATACGCATTGTAAACCAAAAACCAATTACCAATGAATAATGTGCTAATAAAAGCGCTAATTGTacgggccacgatatccgcaaggaagtggccctaaaacccaGTATTTCAACAACATTCCTCAAATTGCTGACTTATCCTCACACTGAATCCCAACATCGAATAAATCAGGTATTACAGTGCATACGCACTACAGGGCGCCAGATAtcgagtgtttttttttatgtttaatgaGAATGATCAAAGCAAACATTTCAACTACTGGCACGGTACTTTTGGTGGGAAAACAGAGTACACGTCATGTATAAACGGTTATTATGTCATAGCGATTTTatccgtctgtccgtctgttCATCCGTTTTCGTGTCCGCAATatatctccaattgttttccaaggaaaattttaattttgtcataGCGATTTTGCCCTTCTGtccatctgttttcatttttggtggatacataaatacacagatgacaatgtgtcgtGAGTTTACATTCGTTCATTTCTTCGGTTGTCTGGTTGTTAGATCGCCAGTTTCCGTATACATACTATATAGACAGGTATTCTTTCATGTCCGGGGTATAACTGCAACCCTTTTCCAcacagaattttaattttgatggatacatacatgcagatggcgatgtgtcacgactcacgTTTGTCCAATtccacagttgtcatggttaccagattgtcacttccctatatatactatataaaaagATATCATTTCGTGTCCACACtgtaactccaacagttttccacatgaagtttaaatttttggtgaattcatacatacatatatgaccATGTGTCGCGGTTGTCAGGTTAACCAGATagtcattatcattatttttatatgttatgaATAGACATTTGTCCACGCAGAGtgttaatttttggtgggtacataGATACACgtatgacgatgtgtcgcggtTGTCAGgttaaccagatagccattatcattatttttatatgttatgaATAGACATTTGTCCAcgcagagttttaatttttggtgggtacataGATACACGTATGgcgatgtgtcacgactcacatttgtccatttccccagttgtcatggtaaacAGATCCTTATACATACCATATAAACAGAAACGATTTCTTGAACGGGCTACAACTGTTTTCCGCATTACGTTTTCATTtctggtggacacatttgtccacttgtcCGGTTGTCacggtaaccacatacctatcatcaatATCCATGAATATTCCCACCAGGGGTTATACTCACTACAATGCTGCAGGCATTGCTTttgtacatttcaaacaaatgcatttgtttgggCGTTTGTTGTGTTCACTTGAACCCTTGTTCGttattaaaactaaaaataatgtTACAACCCCCAAACAAGTTGTCCATCACCCTTTTTATGTTGTAATCTTTGTTTAAACCACTTGTAAGCCGAGAGAGGCTGCCTGCTGTAAAAAATGGCGGTTAGCGAACTTTGGCTTGCTTTCGATtcaggtacatttgtgttaattgtgtcGTTATGGTCTTTATGGTTTATGCCCATAACGAGGTGGTATGAATTCATAATTATTGCAGGATTAAtgcaaacatgtttttgtagcatACAACTGtaacatgttgaggacagcccACTCAAAAACAACGACATGTACAGTTTTGCATTTCTGAGGGCTAAGCTTGAAACAGATCTATAGGTTACCGTGTGATTTGAATGCAGCTTATACAAACTACCTGTACTTTAAATGCATGGTAAAAGAAAGTGGGAAAATCTGAAATGGTTTTGCGTTTCATACAAATTTGGATAAGTGTCAACATTCTTCCCCACCTTGTCATTATTATACCGACAGGGCATTACGACAACACAGTGACACCTGACGGCAAAAGTCGCTGATTGACGGTGCCGAAACGGGCTATATTCGTATATCAGGCAAAATTTGTGTTTAGATAAAACTACCGACGGAATATTATTACCTTTCTATTTATGTTGCACCGAAACATACCCAAGAGTATAATTCAGATGATCATTCTAATACTGTTTGAATATGTATTTTACATAACACTACATGTAAAAACTGAGAGATTTACTCCAGTATGATAAATCGACGACGTCACGTTGCAAAGGGACTTCACTGTGTTGTCACAACGTTTAATCTGGAAACGCACCTACTGCAGGATGTAACGTTAGTCGCTAGTTGAATGGTCTGAGAAGCTTCGGGCCATCTGCCTACTGTTTCTTTTACCAACAAACCAGACAATCAGAGCGTAAGTAACATATATGGGAAAGATTTCTTCGTTGCAGGACAAACAATCTCAGGTGGCAATGCTAACCGTTGTAGGCCTAGCTCTTGACTGTCAAACAGGATTCAGCGAGAATACCTTCTTACATCTGGAACTTACTGAAGTATAATTTGAAATCGTGAAATGGAAAAAGAAACTAGATCTGAGCTGAATCCTTTGCAATGTTGCAGCCTACAGCCATAGACCGTCATGTGTTCTTGTTTAACCGAATTATCAGTTCTACCTATGCACACTGACGCGTGCACGAAGCCCCTAACATTTTGAGCAAGgtgtaaaatgacacaaatcaatATAAACATTGACAGTTAAAGCTTTACTATGGCTTTGTCTGACACTagaactttgtacatgtacaaaacatgcGCAATCCCGGAACGACTGGTTAGGGTTATGCTTATACTGATACAATTCGTTCGATTGAAAGGAAATTTATGCAGCTGTAGCTAGTTGATTGAAAAGTAAACGTGCACCATTACAAAGTGAATAGTCAAGTCATTCAATAAAAACGggggggaaggtctgtcagcaacctgcggatggtcgtgggtttcccccgggctctgcccggtttcctcccaccataatgctgaccgccgtcgtataagtgaaatattcttgagtacggcgtaaaacaccaatcaagtaaataaataaataaattcaataataaaatacacatagaAGGCGCTGCTGGAAATGGCGTGATTTTGGTTATACACTTAAAACTCTTCACTTATATACGTCGGCTGATAGTTTTACAGATGGACGaatctttgatttgattttaattgCTGCTTTacctcgtactcaagaatatttcatttatacgacggcggccagggttttagtgggaggaaacctggcagaacccggggaaaacccaagaccatccgcaggttgctgtcagatcttcccagatctacggccggagaggatgtcAAGTGTACTGGATCTGAACTCGCGCAAGCATTCCTTTATAGGTTAGAGCAACGTGCACATTTGGCTATGATGTTCCACATCAGACTATCTTCAGTAAACCCCTGATGTCCTAAACTGCTAGAACTAAATTTGGAACAATCTTACAAAGTAGTCCCAATGCTGCATTAAGCTCATTTAACATAGTGATGTATCTCTTCAGTATAAGTTAACCTCGGCGTTACGCTGACTGCTTCGTAAGACTGGTCCCTGGAGAATAGTGTAATTTCAAACCAGTGGCCAAATTGCTTTAAATATGCTAGCTTACCGCGTTGGGTTTGTTGGAGCGCTCTTCTGTATGGAATCCCTTCTTGCTGACGACATGGCGGAAGGCTGCAGACACGTGGATTTTACTGGGTACAGATGTTTGTTTTAACTGAACAGACATTTTAACTGCATTTCCCAGGATACAGAATCTTGGTGAGTTTGCTCCCATCAGAGCACCGATGACCCGTCCAACGTGGGCCCCGTAGCGTAGCCTGATGGGCCGCGTATGAAAGGAGGGCTGAGGCAGTCTGGTGACTGTCTCGGTGATGTCCAGGGCCAAATGAGCCACTTGGATGGCCGCCGAGTCTTCGCCGGACTCCTTCACCGTAAACCCTGACACCAGCGTGTAATTGTCACCTTCAACGGCGACGCGGAAGATTTCATACTTCTTTATCACAGATTCAATTTCGGCGTTGACGTCGTTGAGATAAGACACGGCGTCTGAAGGGGACGGTAAAGCGGAAACGTCGGGGAAGTCCAAGATCTCCACAGAGAGCACAGCCATACTGTTATATACCTCGGCTTCACGAGCCTGCCCCGCCTGGCCGTTGGCCAGTTTTGACGCGATGTGGGTGGGGATGAGTCCACTCAGCAGCGATTCTATGTTATGTTTGGCCACTAGGAGCTCTGAGGTACGTTCTTCTATCCTCTCCTCTAGATGGGACGTGTATTCCTCCATCGCTTCCATCATACTGTCCAGCATGCTCTTGCGTGATGGATTGGCGTGCCGCAACATCTTCAAAATTTGCTCGACGCTTGGCCGTTGGTAGGGCTCTTCCGCCCAGCCGATTTCCATGATCTGCCGCACCATGACCGGTGTATCGTTCGAGTAGCGAGGCCTCAGGCCGTTATTAAGCACCGCCTGGAGTACCTCTTCCGGTGTGAGAACGTCGGCGTGTTCGGCGTAAGGGTCCTCTCGGGTGAAGATCTCCTGAAGGATAATAGAGAAACTGTATACATCGCTGCTCGTCGACGGCTGCTTCTGAAACTCTGACTCCAGGATCTCGGGTGCTGTCCAAAACTCCCTAAAAGCAGTTACGTGTTTACTGGTGTCAGAACTGTTTTTGCGCAAAACAGTCAGTGGGCTTTTCTGAGCGTTCTGACAAGTTAACAGTTTGCAGTATTCCCAGTCTGCAATCTTCACATTCCATCGACTGTCTATCAAACAGGAGGCGGACCTCAGGCTGCCGTGAGTGATGCCCTGAGCGTGTAAATAATACAGTCCACTAGCGATATCGTTTGAGAgggaaaatttaaaatttaaagtaaagTTATATTTTTCGTCCTGAAGGATGTCAGTCATTGGGCCTTTAGAGCAGTATTCACTTATAACGTATCTGTCCTCATCAAGCTCTGTTAGACCAAAAAACCGAACCACATTCGTATGAATGACCGAGTCTCGCATCCATAACATTGCCCTCTTTGTCTCCCTGTGCAGAGTGTTCAGATTTTTCATTTCCATAAGGCGCAAACCGATTTGGCTCGCTTTGTATTTACCAGGCCATTGGAGAATGTGGTTTAGCAGCTCTGCTCCCTCTGGAATGTCGTCCAATGATCTGAAAGACTTCACAGAGCGAAAACCAGTCAATTTAGACTTCCAACCAGACATGACTTTGTCGTCGAAGTAAAACACAATGTCTTCGATGGGGATATCCCATTCGTTGTTGTCGATCATTTGTCGAAGTTTTACTCTGTGAtagataaaatatgaaaagacGCCAATTAGGACGGCTATGAGTAACGTTATTGTTACCGCCACAGGCGTTCTCCACGTTTGACTCTCCCAATACTCTTTGTTCTTTTGCTCCTGGAAGAGTTTCCAAACGTTACGCTTGTCGCCGTCTGGACCGCACATCATAGCACTTAGAACCTCTTTGAGGATAGTGTTCACAACAGCATTGCTAAGAGGCACCATGCTTTGCTGTATGCATTCAGCCCTTGCTGCCTCTTCCGTTAGGAAGTAGTTGACGTACCTAACTAACTCTATGGCTCTATCGCAAAGCGTCATCTGAGTCATGTACACTATAAAGTAGGTGTACCCAGCGATGGGGTACGAGTCATCATCCGGGCTGTCGGAAATGACAGAAGTCAGACCCGTACCTTGTTTAGAGTAGTACTCCATGGCCGACTGCACAGTGTGCGTGTTGGGTGTAATGTAAAATCCAGCTTCGTTCTGTAGGTCGGCGAACATAATGTCGGTAACATCCGCTGCGTCCGCCACCGACAAGTATCCTATGGTGTATGGTATGGACAAGATCAATCCGGACATCCCTCTCGTCTTCTCTCCAAATAGTTTCACAACATTCGGATCCCAATGGTAGGCTTTGCCCGACGTGTTGTTTCTGCCCAGGCTAAATTGCCCCGATCGAGGCCTCGTCCGCCATTCCTCGCTGAACATACTCAAAGCCTGTGTAAACATGGCCGTGGAGCCGGATTTATCTGCCCTTGCCACTACGACGATGGTCGCGTTGGGAAAGTTGGTGTCAGGATTGGAAGCCTGGAAGGTGGAGTCATTCCATCTAGTATAGGTTCCGTTATAGATTCCAACAACTTGCTCCCTGGTCAAATTGAGATGATTGCCGACACCAGGAATATTGTAGGCTAGGACGAGGGCGCTGTAGTATAAAAACACCAGGGTTATAACATTATTTATAACACTATATGACAACATACCCCTACCTAATGATAGCAAATTCAGCACAGCGAAAGTCTCCAggtttttgcatgtttgtcgAAATTACCATTTTGTGTATGGTAAATGATCTAACATTCCTtccaaaagttcatttttagaggaaataaatgtcatcaataaattattttataaatttgccGTTTTTGTTATAGACTGTCATCCTTCCTTCTGAACAAACGTTAAAACACTAAAACACTATGGTCAGCAGGTCTCTTAAAGTCAGAGAAAACGTGCGACTTAGGCATGGGCAAAACTTTAGGTGTGTTAGGGTGGCAGCCAAGCAGACGACACTGATTACGCTACGTTGTTACAGACGTATGTCACATGACGAATCAACGaccattttgtgacgagaaagttttgtaaaataaatctcGTGTTTAATTGCACAAAAAGTACTACGATGTCT of Liolophura sinensis isolate JHLJ2023 chromosome 13, CUHK_Ljap_v2, whole genome shotgun sequence contains these proteins:
- the LOC135480452 gene encoding receptor-type guanylate cyclase gcy-29-like; translation: MENWGSYLFYVIVVLFNPVRDGVKLTVSGVLLRGEGASFPETVYIAWEHSYRAHRLQHADVQMTYKASGSGRGKAAIKRGPNTVVEYAGSDSILTEDEYAKHPDLKMFPTMAGALVLAYNIPGVGNHLNLTREQVVGIYNGTYTRWNDSTFQASNPDTNFPNATIVVVARADKSGSTAMFTQALSMFSEEWRTRPRSGQFSLGRNNTSGKAYHWDPNVVKLFGEKTRGMSGLILSIPYTIGYLSVADAADVTDIMFADLQNEAGFYITPNTHTVQSAMEYYSKQGTGLTSVISDSPDDDSYPIAGYTYFIVYMTQMTLCDRAIELVRYVNYFLTEEAARAECIQQSMVPLSNAVVNTILKEVLSAMMCGPDGDKRNVWKLFQEQKNKEYWESQTWRTPVAVTITLLIAVLIGVFSYFIYHRVKLRQMIDNNEWDIPIEDIVFYFDDKVMSGWKSKLTGFRSVKSFRSLDDIPEGAELLNHILQWPGKYKASQIGLRLMEMKNLNTLHRETKRAMLWMRDSVIHTNVVRFFGLTELDEDRYVISEYCSKGPMTDILQDEKYNFTLNFKFSLSNDIASGLYYLHAQGITHGSLRSASCLIDSRWNVKIADWEYCKLLTCQNAQKSPLTVLRKNSSDTSKHVTAFREFWTAPEILESEFQKQPSTSSDVYSFSIILQEIFTREDPYAEHADVLTPEEVLQAVLNNGLRPRYSNDTPVMVRQIMEIGWAEEPYQRPSVEQILKMLRHANPSRKSMLDSMMEAMEEYTSHLEERIEERTSELLVAKHNIESLLSGLIPTHIASKLANGQAGQAREAEVYNSMAVLSVEILDFPDVSALPSPSDAVSYLNDVNAEIESVIKKYEIFRVAVEGDNYTLVSGFTVKESGEDSAAIQVAHLALDITETVTRLPQPSFHTRPIRLRYGAHVGRVIGALMGANSPRFCILGNAVKMSVQLKQTSVPSKIHVSAAFRHVVSKKGFHTEERSNKPNAMLDHKEKTYWLTGRDCVHVDMSSELSTDSGIDVITNEKQVPTKTAHPKNRSVETLVTAKAEPQKTWADSVAASGAHQKPSQEERWREIFTNPNETPTTSKVLGEVIELTDVSNCGECSEGMSGELKSTEIPMFFPSSTKNKRQPVKKTQDAIVVESYSRPGSPDEEGLECPQAPASKSVKSKVNKVAPLIYV